The segment GCTGGCATATAATGCGGCCATGGTCGGTTATACAGGTGCCAGTTTGCCATTGAATTACTTCTTGGCCTACACCCTGCCACATGGTATCTTTGAGTTGACTGCCATCATATTATCTGGTGCTGCCAGTTTCAGGTTGACTCATGGAATCCTAAAGTTATTTGCGGGAATCAACTTCAAGGTGGAAAATAAGGGGGAATATTTCTTCAGGAATGCCGAGAATTGTCTGATGATGATTGTTGACAGTGCCGTGCTTATGGTTATAATCGCGGTATTGCTTCTTGTTGCGGCATTTATTGAAGCCAATATCACGTTGGGCATTGGCCAATTTGTTACGGGTATCTGATAGTTTTAGAGTTGACTTCTGATGTTTTACTTCGAAATAATCCCCTTCCGCTTTATCTTTTTTAAAATGAATTATTTTATATGAATATGACTTTCCTTTTTAGATGAGATATTTTCATTTATAAATGATAAGTAAATTATAACTTGTAAGTTATAACTTATAACATATAATAATTATTAATTAGTTGATTATAGTTAAGAGTAAAATTAATTAAAATAGCCATATTTTTAAATATTAAATTAGAAATAAAATTAATTATAAATAATAATAAATTATATACTTTGAAAATTACTAAAAAAGGTGTTTATAATGGTTGAAGAATTAGAGGAAATATGGACAAATTATGATAGACAAACCGTATTTAATTATGTTGAAACAAGATTACACCATTACTTATTTACTAAAATATTTAAAGATGAAGCAGAAATAATGGGTAAAATCATCGAAATATCACAACAGGAACTTACAGGATTTAAATTAGCATACTTCTTAAACATTCCTGAAACAAAGTACATCATAGAAAACTTCGATGAACTTGAAGAATACCTTGCAGATAAGGATACCACCGAAAAACCATACTCCAGCATACTTCAGGTAATCAAATACATGTTTGAAAACGTTAAAAACAGTGATGCAAACAAGGTTGAAAACACGAACTTTGACGGGGATAAACTGGCATGCATCAACTCAACGATTCTGGACAACAAGAAGAAAATCAGCCAAATACTTAAAAGCGACCTGATGGCAGATTGCCAAGTGCCTGATATCGTAGACTTATACCTTCTTGAAGAGGCATGTAAGGCCAGTGATGAAATATACAACCTTGCAAAATCATATGAGGTTTATGATGAGCTATTTGTTTTCCCATCCAAAATGGAGCTGTACAATACCATCACGACAAACATCCTAACGGCACTAAGCAATGACAAACTATTTGAATTGTACGTACTTTTAAATACCTTGGAGGTACTTGAAACCACAAAAGGTACAATTACATTCCAGAAAGCAGGGGTATCCGAACTGGCCGAATACTACTACCAGGTAGAGGAAAATTCCATGGAACACACCACTGTTATGCAGATATTCTTCCATGACTTGCCTGAAGAGTTAAGTGCCAAGTTCAAACCGCTGCTCAAATATCCATACATCTGTCTACGTATGACAAACTCGGTAAAGGCACAGAACTTGACACGTGTAAGTTATTTGTTACTTGAAATTGAAAGAATTACGGATAACCAAATCAAGTATAAGTGTAAGGCTACTGAGGATATTCGTAACATTCTCGTTGTATGGGATCACCGTCTGTTCAATGATGAAAAGTCACACATCAAGGTACTTGACTACAAGACACTACAGATGGGACTTAACAAATCATTCGGTAACATCTTCAAATTCCCTAACATCGAAAACGTGGATGCAATCCTTGAATACCTGCCATACTTTGAAGATACGACAAACGAGTTTGTAAGAATCGAAAACGGTCAACGCTATTATGACGATGAGGCGGACTTCTTCAAGGATGACATCTATCAGGAAAACATCTACAGGACATATGACAACCTCAAGGATTGGGAGGAAAAAGGTTGGAATTACATCAACAACCATGAGCTAATCAAAAGGCTTGATCTTATCACAATCCAGAAGATTATCTATCTAATCATGCAGAAGGAAAATACCAGGCCAGGATTTTTAGGTAAGCTTATGGAAGACGGTACCGTTTTAACCATCCTCAGAAGGTTAAAGGAAATCAGGGACATCAACAAAAGTGAAATTACAGAACTCTATTCACCATATAAGAAACTCAAATGTTGTCCTATACACGATCCGGACTTCTATGCTGAGAAGGAAAAAGAGATGGATGGTCTTGTATCACGTCAGTCAGAGGAATTCTCTGAAGATGAGCTGAACGTTAAATAACCACCATAATTTCTTTCTTTTTTTATTTTAAAAATATTCATTGCTTATTATAACTATTTTTTATCGTTGGATTTCAAATATGTTCAATAATTGTTTATAAATGTAAATTCCCATTTGAGTTTTTCATAACATGTTAAAAAAACGTATTACTTTTATCTTTGACCATTTATATAATAGTATTACAATAATACGAGTATATAAAGCTTATTTTAAAAAAGTATTACCTATTGACCTTATTTTCTTCAAAAATCCATGAAAAATAGCTCATTTATCAAATACTTTATATATAATAAAAATAAAATATATTATATGACAATGAGTAATACGAATTAATAATTTTATATTACTATTATCAAATCTTTAAAGAAAAAAATTTTCAAGGAGTAAATAAAATGCACATAGGTGATGGTTATCTCTCACTTCCAATTGACATAATCACATATATCATTGCAATCGTTGCATTGTATTTCGCATTCAAATGGAGCAGAGAAAACCTAGATGAAAAATACATACCATTACTTGCAGTGCTTGCCGCAGGAATATTTGCAATCCAATCATTTAACCTACCGGTACCATTTGGTTCAAGTGGTCATCTACTGGGTGCCGCATTGGTTGCAATCATATTCTGTAGCCCATATGCTGCAATAATAGTATTAAGTGTAGTGCTTATATTACAAGCATTGTTCTTCGGTGACGGAGGAATAACTACACTAGGAGCAAACATATTAAACATGGCAATAGTAGGTGGATTTGTAGGATTCTACGGATTTGACTTCTTAAAAGACAAAATCGGAAAATACCCAAGCATATTCATAGCCGCTTGGGCCGGTTGTTTTATAGCTGCCCTTGTAGCTGCTGTCGAAATGGCTTTAAGCGGAACATTCCCACTTGACTTAGGATTGTTCTACATGGGTGGATACCATGCAATGATAGGATTTATCGAAGCAATCATTACAGTAGTCATAATCAAAGGATTAGAATCTGTAAGACCAGACTTATTAGCTTGGAATAGGTGATAATATGGAAGCAAAACATGTATACATAGGAATATTCGCAATAGCATTAATTGTATGTGTCTTATCACCATTTTTAGCTTCAGGTGATCCTGATGGTTTAGAAGCATCAGCAGAACATATTGGTGAAACTCACGATGCCGCTATAGCAGCATTAGAAGCTGAACCTGTAGTAGCTCCAGTCATGCCTGATTATACATTTGAAGGCATGGAAGATAATCCTCTAGTAGGTGTGGCCTGTCTGATATTTGGAGCCATCCTGACTGTAGCCTTAGCTTACGGAGTATTCTACGTAATAACAAAAAAATAGTATAAATGATATTTATACTCCCTAAACCCCTTTCCTTTTAATAACTGATATTACAAAAACAGTTAATAAGATTATACAATTTAATTGAAAGATTATCCATCATATTGACAGAATATAATATATAACTAAAAAGACATAATTAACTACTGACAACAACAGGGAGTAATGACATGGTAAGTGCAAGTGCATTAATGGAACAGGAACTTTTATCCAGTAAAGACAGCATTCTACACAACATCGACAGTAGGATTAAACTTATAGTCCTAATATTGACTATACTAGCTGCGGTTACAACAACAAACTACACGATTCTTGTCATACTTGAGCTATACCTTATAGCATTGGTTATCATTGCCAAGATACCCCTCAAGCAGGCATTTATCAAGGTACTTGTAATACTGCCCTTCGGATTATTCATTGCATTATTTCAGCCGTTTATCCAGCCAGGAGATGTATTGTACACGTTACCGTTTGGAATCAATATAACACTGCAGGGTCTTCAATTTGCACAGCTTCTGTTGTCACGATTGGTGATAAGCATAACGGCCATCGTGTTATTCTCATTTATTACCCCAATGAACAGTATTGCAGAGGCATTCAGAAGGTTGCATATGCCAAATGAATTTGCAATGATTTTTTCATTGTTCGTCAGGTTCATATTCCTGTTTTATGATGAATTCGAAAGTATTCGGCAGGCACAAAACAGCAGATGCTTCAGCCTATCAAACAATACGCCATACCTGTGGAAGGTCAAACAGGTCGGATACGTATTTCTGATGATGTTTATTCGTTCATATGAACGTGGAGAAAGCGTGTACAACAGTATGGCAAGCAGAGGATATAGTGCCAGCAGTACAATATATTATAAGGATGAACGATTATCCCTAAACAGCATATTATACCTGCTTATTCCGGTAGTACTCATCATAGCATTAAATGTCTTGAATTATCTGCATATAATTTAAGGCCTTCTATTTTTTCCATAATTATTTTTTTAGATTAGAAAGAAAACAAATAATAACTTTTTTAAATATC is part of the Methanosphaera sp. BMS genome and harbors:
- a CDS encoding stage II sporulation protein M, giving the protein MNVNIKKISVDYFNRMKYYCLLSMVIFVAFLLLSYFYPSFFSSIMSQALQNMRDGVTNGQILLETTSLFINNFTVALNIYTSGIYLSIPSLYLLAYNAAMVGYTGASLPLNYFLAYTLPHGIFELTAIILSGAASFRLTHGILKLFAGINFKVENKGEYFFRNAENCLMMIVDSAVLMVIIAVLLLVAAFIEANITLGIGQFVTGI
- a CDS encoding DUF6508 domain-containing protein, whose amino-acid sequence is MVEELEEIWTNYDRQTVFNYVETRLHHYLFTKIFKDEAEIMGKIIEISQQELTGFKLAYFLNIPETKYIIENFDELEEYLADKDTTEKPYSSILQVIKYMFENVKNSDANKVENTNFDGDKLACINSTILDNKKKISQILKSDLMADCQVPDIVDLYLLEEACKASDEIYNLAKSYEVYDELFVFPSKMELYNTITTNILTALSNDKLFELYVLLNTLEVLETTKGTITFQKAGVSELAEYYYQVEENSMEHTTVMQIFFHDLPEELSAKFKPLLKYPYICLRMTNSVKAQNLTRVSYLLLEIERITDNQIKYKCKATEDIRNILVVWDHRLFNDEKSHIKVLDYKTLQMGLNKSFGNIFKFPNIENVDAILEYLPYFEDTTNEFVRIENGQRYYDDEADFFKDDIYQENIYRTYDNLKDWEEKGWNYINNHELIKRLDLITIQKIIYLIMQKENTRPGFLGKLMEDGTVLTILRRLKEIRDINKSEITELYSPYKKLKCCPIHDPDFYAEKEKEMDGLVSRQSEEFSEDELNVK
- the cbiM gene encoding cobalt transporter CbiM; the protein is MHIGDGYLSLPIDIITYIIAIVALYFAFKWSRENLDEKYIPLLAVLAAGIFAIQSFNLPVPFGSSGHLLGAALVAIIFCSPYAAIIVLSVVLILQALFFGDGGITTLGANILNMAIVGGFVGFYGFDFLKDKIGKYPSIFIAAWAGCFIAALVAAVEMALSGTFPLDLGLFYMGGYHAMIGFIEAIITVVIIKGLESVRPDLLAWNR
- a CDS encoding PDGLE domain-containing protein, giving the protein MEAKHVYIGIFAIALIVCVLSPFLASGDPDGLEASAEHIGETHDAAIAALEAEPVVAPVMPDYTFEGMEDNPLVGVACLIFGAILTVALAYGVFYVITKK
- the cbiQ gene encoding cobalt ECF transporter T component CbiQ, producing MVSASALMEQELLSSKDSILHNIDSRIKLIVLILTILAAVTTTNYTILVILELYLIALVIIAKIPLKQAFIKVLVILPFGLFIALFQPFIQPGDVLYTLPFGINITLQGLQFAQLLLSRLVISITAIVLFSFITPMNSIAEAFRRLHMPNEFAMIFSLFVRFIFLFYDEFESIRQAQNSRCFSLSNNTPYLWKVKQVGYVFLMMFIRSYERGESVYNSMASRGYSASSTIYYKDERLSLNSILYLLIPVVLIIALNVLNYLHII